The following proteins are encoded in a genomic region of Methanobrevibacter oralis:
- a CDS encoding 3-methyl-2-oxobutanoate dehydrogenase subunit VorB: MSNQMIKGNTAVIIGALYAGCDCFFGYPITPASEILHEASKYFPMLGRKFVQAESEEASINMIYGGASTGHRVMTASSGPGISLMQEGFTYLAGAELPAVIVDIMRAGPGLGNIGPEQGDYNQIVKGGGHGNYQNIVLAPNSVQEMCDLTIKAFELADKYRNPVVVLADGTLGQMAEPLVFPSEAIESEIDNSWAVRGNKETMENLVTSIFLNFDQLENFNFELQEKYAKIAENEVVIDEYQVDDADIVLVSYGISSRIVRTAVDVSRKNGIKVGLLRPITLSPFPEKRIKELSNKGVDFISVEMSNGQLLKDIQLAALRKTNTHLVNRMGGNLLELKQILEKIYEIAGFEDANLDKKVSKEKASPNIID; encoded by the coding sequence ATGAGTAATCAAATGATAAAAGGAAATACAGCAGTTATTATTGGAGCATTATATGCTGGTTGCGATTGTTTTTTTGGATATCCAATAACTCCAGCTAGTGAAATATTACATGAAGCATCCAAATATTTTCCAATGCTTGGTAGGAAATTTGTTCAAGCAGAAAGTGAAGAGGCATCTATTAACATGATATATGGTGGAGCATCAACTGGTCACCGAGTAATGACCGCATCATCTGGACCTGGAATAAGCTTAATGCAAGAAGGGTTTACTTATTTAGCAGGTGCAGAATTACCTGCAGTTATTGTAGATATTATGAGAGCTGGACCTGGACTTGGAAATATTGGTCCTGAACAAGGAGACTACAATCAAATTGTAAAAGGTGGAGGACATGGAAACTACCAAAATATTGTTCTTGCACCAAATAGTGTTCAAGAAATGTGTGACTTAACCATAAAAGCATTCGAACTTGCTGATAAATACAGAAACCCTGTTGTAGTATTAGCTGATGGTACTTTAGGACAAATGGCAGAACCTTTAGTATTCCCAAGTGAAGCTATTGAAAGTGAAATAGACAATAGTTGGGCAGTTAGGGGAAATAAAGAAACAATGGAAAATCTTGTAACATCTATTTTCCTTAATTTTGACCAATTAGAAAATTTCAACTTTGAACTTCAAGAAAAATATGCTAAAATCGCAGAAAATGAAGTTGTAATCGATGAATACCAAGTAGATGACGCAGATATTGTTTTAGTTTCATATGGAATCAGTAGTAGAATAGTTAGAACTGCAGTTGATGTTAGTCGAAAAAATGGAATTAAAGTAGGTCTTTTAAGACCAATTACATTATCCCCCTTCCCAGAAAAAAGAATTAAAGAATTATCTAATAAAGGAGTTGACTTTATTTCTGTAGAAATGAGTAATGGACAATTATTAAAAGATATACAGCTCGCAGCTTTAAGAAAAACTAACACTCACTTAGTAAATAGAATGGGTGGAAATTTACTTGAGCTTAAACAAATTCTTGAAAAAATTTATGAAATTGCTGGCTTTGAAGATGCTAATTTAGATAAAAAAGTAAGTAAAGAAAAAGCTAGTCCAAATATAATCGACTGA
- a CDS encoding 2-oxoacid:acceptor oxidoreductase family protein — protein MNEEYNDKEFELQVRRNPQSLYESYPRKGETNQTSTHYCAGCGHGIIHKLIAESMDELGIQERCVMISPVGCSVFAYYYFNCGNVQTAHGRAPAVATGISRAEDNAIVMSYQGDGDLASIGLNETLQAANRGEKIVVFFVNNTVYGMTGGQMAPTTLVGEKTITCQTGRDPNYAGYPTHMCELINTLEAPVFIERVSLATPVKIRLAKYAIKRALTIQKEGKGYAFVEILSPCPTNLKQNASGVQEFIEKQMEKEFPVRNFRDQERFRNPIERPKSDFSIEALDKVFNVDRSEEVTYSNEKITPLSIKVTGFGGQGVLSAGLTIAQAACAEGKHVSWYPSYGPEQRGGNSNCSIVLSSQTIGTPVVDDIDILIALNKPSLEKFSEDVKEGGYILYDSRIGEFEKEGVNVIAVPSVDIAEKHGNAKTANTALLGALMEINKTLKAESYENAISQMFASKPKVIDINIDVLKAGAQWMRDNS, from the coding sequence ATGAATGAAGAATATAATGATAAAGAATTTGAATTACAAGTACGTAGAAATCCACAATCCCTTTATGAGTCTTATCCAAGAAAAGGTGAAACAAATCAAACCTCAACTCATTATTGTGCTGGATGTGGACATGGAATTATCCATAAATTAATTGCCGAATCAATGGATGAACTTGGAATTCAAGAACGTTGTGTTATGATTTCCCCTGTTGGATGTTCAGTGTTTGCTTATTATTATTTTAATTGCGGAAATGTACAAACTGCTCATGGAAGAGCACCTGCAGTAGCTACTGGAATTTCAAGAGCTGAAGATAATGCCATTGTAATGAGTTATCAAGGAGATGGAGATTTAGCTTCTATTGGTCTTAACGAAACACTACAAGCAGCTAATCGTGGAGAGAAAATCGTAGTATTTTTTGTTAACAATACTGTTTATGGAATGACTGGTGGACAAATGGCTCCAACAACATTAGTTGGAGAAAAAACTATTACTTGTCAAACTGGAAGAGATCCTAACTATGCTGGTTACCCTACTCATATGTGTGAGTTAATAAATACATTAGAAGCTCCGGTATTTATTGAAAGAGTTTCCCTTGCAACACCTGTTAAAATTAGATTAGCTAAATATGCAATTAAAAGAGCATTAACTATTCAAAAAGAAGGAAAAGGTTATGCATTTGTTGAAATTTTATCACCTTGCCCTACTAATTTAAAACAAAATGCAAGTGGTGTTCAAGAGTTTATTGAAAAACAAATGGAAAAAGAATTCCCAGTGCGTAATTTCAGAGATCAAGAAAGATTTAGAAACCCAATCGAAAGACCAAAAAGTGATTTTTCAATTGAAGCGTTAGATAAAGTATTTAATGTAGATAGAAGCGAAGAAGTTACTTATTCAAATGAAAAAATCACCCCATTATCTATTAAAGTTACCGGATTTGGTGGTCAAGGAGTGCTAAGTGCAGGTTTAACAATAGCTCAAGCAGCATGTGCAGAAGGAAAACATGTATCCTGGTATCCAAGTTATGGACCAGAACAAAGAGGAGGAAATTCTAATTGTTCTATTGTGCTTTCATCACAAACAATTGGTACACCAGTTGTTGATGATATTGATATTTTAATTGCTCTTAACAAACCTTCACTTGAAAAATTCTCGGAAGATGTTAAAGAAGGCGGATATATCTTATATGATTCACGTATTGGAGAATTCGAAAAAGAAGGAGTTAATGTAATTGCGGTTCCATCAGTAGATATAGCTGAAAAACATGGAAATGCTAAAACTGCAAATACTGCACTACTTGGAGCTTTAATGGAAATTAATAAAACTTTAAAAGCTGAATCTTATGAAAATGCTATTAGTCAGATGTTTGCATCTAAACCAAAAGTAATTGATATAAATATTGATGTTTTAAAAGCTGGAGCTCAATGGATGAGAGATAATTCTTAA
- the gatD gene encoding Glu-tRNA(Gln) amidotransferase subunit GatD, whose product MTYKEVANKYLEDYGLSIGDTILINKKDITYEGILLDRAEGQEDGYLVLKLSSGYNIGVAIDNTTAKLIEKGEKPKIGYEKSEIPHDPTKENISIISTGGTVSSVIDYKTGAVHPKFTAFDLVKANPELLDYANYNVKALYNILSENMHPKYWVEASKEIANDISDGCDGVVIAHGTDTMHYTSAALSFMIKTPVPIVITGAQRSSDRPSSDANINLINSVIAAKSDIAEVSVCMHGSLNDSYTYLHKGTKVRKMHTSRRDTFRSINAEPVAKIQNRELKINPDYNYIKRGTQNLQLNTNIEDKVGLIKSFPGISEEYIEYHIDNGYKGIVIEGTGLGHVPNNLIDSFKRAKNENIPIVMTSQCIYGRVNMNVYSTGREILDSGVISGLDMTPETAYVKLCWALGQSDDREEVNKIMHKNMAGEISDKTSIKCFLN is encoded by the coding sequence ATGACATATAAAGAAGTTGCTAATAAATATTTAGAAGACTATGGGCTTAGTATAGGAGATACAATCCTTATTAATAAAAAAGACATCACTTATGAGGGAATTTTACTTGATAGAGCTGAAGGTCAGGAAGATGGATATTTAGTTTTAAAATTATCAAGTGGTTACAATATTGGTGTAGCTATTGATAATACAACTGCTAAATTAATAGAAAAAGGAGAAAAACCTAAAATTGGATATGAAAAAAGTGAAATACCTCATGATCCAACAAAAGAAAATATTTCCATCATTTCAACTGGAGGTACTGTATCTTCTGTTATTGATTATAAAACCGGAGCAGTTCATCCAAAATTTACTGCATTTGACTTAGTTAAAGCCAATCCTGAATTATTAGACTATGCTAATTACAATGTAAAAGCATTATATAATATTCTAAGTGAAAATATGCATCCTAAATATTGGGTTGAAGCTTCAAAAGAAATTGCTAATGATATTTCAGATGGATGTGATGGAGTAGTAATTGCACATGGTACAGACACAATGCACTATACATCAGCAGCACTTAGTTTTATGATAAAAACACCAGTTCCCATTGTTATAACTGGTGCTCAAAGAAGTTCTGATAGACCTTCAAGTGATGCAAATATTAATCTTATTAATTCAGTTATTGCTGCAAAATCTGATATTGCTGAGGTTAGTGTTTGTATGCATGGAAGCTTAAATGATTCTTATACATACTTACACAAAGGAACTAAAGTAAGAAAAATGCATACAAGTAGAAGAGATACTTTTAGAAGCATTAACGCAGAACCAGTTGCTAAAATTCAAAACAGGGAATTAAAAATTAATCCAGATTATAATTATATTAAAAGAGGCACACAAAACTTACAATTAAATACAAATATTGAAGATAAGGTTGGCCTTATTAAAAGTTTTCCTGGAATTTCAGAAGAATATATTGAATATCATATTGATAATGGATATAAAGGAATCGTTATTGAAGGAACTGGTCTTGGCCATGTACCTAATAACTTAATTGATTCATTTAAAAGGGCAAAAAATGAAAATATTCCGATTGTAATGACTTCACAATGTATTTATGGTAGAGTAAATATGAATGTTTATAGTACTGGACGTGAAATTCTTGATTCTGGTGTTATATCTGGACTTGATATGACTCCTGAAACTGCTTATGTGAAATTATGTTGGGCTTTAGGACAAAGCGATGATCGAGAAGAAGTAAATAAGATTATGCATAAAAACATGGCTGGAGAGATTTCAGATAAAACTTCAATTAAATGTTTTTTAAATTAA